The genomic window AGAAAAGAGGTGGTGTGAATTTGCAGAACCTGTTAACGGGGAATCTACACAATTTCTTCAGGAATTTGCACTCAAGTATAACATTGTCATTATAAGCTCAATTCTTGAGAGGGATATAAATCATGGAGAGACTCTCTGGAATACTGCTGTTATAATTGGAAATCATGGCAACATAATAGGCAAGCACCGTAAGGTAAATGCCGTAGTGTATCTGGGTTTGGGTTTATGTTTCTtggaatttttattgattttgctTAATTGACTGGCTTCTGGCAGAACCATATTCCTAGAGTTGGGGACTTCAATGAGAGCACGTATTATATGGAAGGAAATACCGGGCATCCTGTATTTGAGACTGCTTATGGGAAGATTGCTGTTAATATATGTTACGGAAGGCACCATCCTTTGAATTGGCTAGCTTTTGGTTTGAATGGTGCTGAGATCGTTTTCAACCCATCAGCCACGGTTGGTGAACTTAGTGAACCGATGTGGCCCATTGAGGTTATTCTTTACCCCCATTTCATATAATACTTAACTATCTAAAGATTGGATGTGATACTGATTTAGAAGAGAGTCATTTATCTAATATTACAAGTGCAAATGACATTTTGATACAGATGTTAGCATTATATCAGTTAATGCCTGCCTACCACTGAACTGTCTTCTACAAGTCGTTTGACATATTATTCCTTTATATTACAGGCACGTAACGCTGCAATAGCAAATAGTTACTTTGTTGGGTCAATCAATCGTGTAGGGACTGAGATTTTCCCCAACCCATTCACCTCTGGGGATGGAAAGCCACCACATCCAGATTTTGGCCATTTCTATGGATCTAGTCATTTTTCAGCACCTGATGCTTCCTGCACACCATCACTCTCCCGTTATAAGGATGGACTGATGATCTCAGATATGGATCTTAACCTCTGTAGGCAACTGAAAGACAAATGGGGGTTCCGAATGACTGCAAGATATGAGTTATATGCAGATACGCTTGCCAGTTATCTGAAACCAGACTTTGAACCCCAAGTCATCTCTGATCCCTTGTTACATAAGAAGTCTTTTTAAGTACCTGTCTTCTTAAGTTCCAGGTACTAGTTGCAGCTCAATGTATGAAGCTAATAAATGGAGATGAAAATAGAAACTGTATTGATTTATCATATTGAATCATCCACAAGAACAAGTTCGCTGTGTTTGTGTTTGTAAGTATTTGTGCCCTTTTCTGTTTTCAATGAGTCAGCAATTTCTCATCACTCCACCAGCTTCCATTTTTATTAAGATGAAGAAAAAGGAATCTTGGTGTCTGCGTTTggtgaaaaaatataaaatgaagtGGAATGAATGTCGACAAGCTCACCGACTCTCTTTTTCCCTCTTTTTTCTGTTTCTATAAAATCTTCCAAGTCTCATCATCTAAGCTTATccacaattaaaaatatatacatacatatatatatatctactactTAAACAGACTTTTCAAAGCCTTTTTAGAAGCAGAGAGATAAAGTGAGAAAGAGAGATAATTGTGCTTATTAACAACAAATACACGGCATTATAATTTTGAAGGCCCACTATGTAAGAGTAAATGTTCAACTTAACAGTTCATACATACTTGATCTCTATCCAAAAGAAACTCGAGCTTCTAAATTCAAGATACGCTATTTCAGGCCTCCTACTAGCTTATGAACTTATTTTAAAGCACCAAACAAGACTTCATTTGCAATCTTGGCTCCCCTTT from Gossypium hirsutum isolate 1008001.06 chromosome D12, Gossypium_hirsutum_v2.1, whole genome shotgun sequence includes these protein-coding regions:
- the LOC107947379 gene encoding beta-ureidopropionase, with protein sequence MEKTDGIGNENGSTEEKQSFKDGSICGYNSLHHLLSANLKPQLYQEVSWLLLGLNCGKALETIVPPESAKALSSKHDFDLQAFKFSADKELLREPRVVRVGLIQNCIALPTTAPISDQKKAIFEKLGPIIDAAGASGVNILCLQEAWMMPFAFCTREKRWCEFAEPVNGESTQFLQEFALKYNIVIISSILERDINHGETLWNTAVIIGNHGNIIGKHRKNHIPRVGDFNESTYYMEGNTGHPVFETAYGKIAVNICYGRHHPLNWLAFGLNGAEIVFNPSATVGELSEPMWPIEARNAAIANSYFVGSINRVGTEIFPNPFTSGDGKPPHPDFGHFYGSSHFSAPDASCTPSLSRYKDGLMISDMDLNLCRQLKDKWGFRMTARYELYADTLASYLKPDFEPQVISDPLLHKKSF